From a region of the Streptomyces tirandamycinicus genome:
- a CDS encoding VOC family protein encodes MSQMIFVNLPVKDLDASKAFWEAVGYTFNPRFTDETAACMVVSDTIFAMLLTEAKFKDFTKKAVADAATSTEVIVALSAESREKVDELADAALAAGGSPANEPMDHGFMYGRSFQDPDHHIWEIVWMDPKAVEGQ; translated from the coding sequence ATGTCCCAGATGATCTTCGTGAACCTGCCGGTGAAGGACCTCGACGCGTCGAAGGCGTTCTGGGAGGCCGTCGGCTACACCTTCAACCCCCGGTTCACCGACGAGACCGCCGCCTGCATGGTCGTCAGCGACACGATCTTCGCGATGCTGCTGACCGAGGCCAAGTTCAAGGACTTCACCAAGAAGGCCGTCGCGGACGCCGCCACCAGCACCGAGGTGATCGTCGCGCTGAGCGCCGAGAGCCGCGAGAAGGTCGACGAGCTGGCCGACGCGGCCCTGGCGGCCGGGGGCTCACCCGCGAACGAGCCGATGGACCACGGCTTCATGTACGGCCGCTCCTTCCAGGACCCGGACCACCACATCTGGGAGATCGTCTGGATGGACCCGAAGGCCGTCGAGGGCCAGTAG
- a CDS encoding PhoX family protein produces MERRSFLRGAVIGTSAAAFGGTLWQGAASAAPAQPGPGPYGALGAADANGIRLPAGFTSRVIARSGQKVASTSYTWHNAPDGGACFADGSGWIYVSNSEINPSGGASAVRFSSAGAITGAYRILSGTRTNCAGGKTPWNTWLSCEEVSLGYVYETDPWGVNAAVRRDAMGRFKHEAAAADPVRKVVYLTEDESNGCLYRFIPTTWGDLSSGTLQVLVAGTATSGTFGWANVPDPDGSPTATRSQVSGAKRFNGGEGCHYANDTVWFTTKGDNRLWQLNLTSGTYELAYDDSLVTGGLAPLTGVDNVTGSSSGDLFVAEDGGNMEICLITPDDVVAPFLRIDGQSGSEITGPAFSPDGRRLYFSSQRGTSGSSSGGITYEVTGPFRA; encoded by the coding sequence GTGGAACGACGCAGCTTCCTGCGTGGAGCGGTCATCGGCACGTCCGCGGCCGCCTTCGGCGGCACGCTGTGGCAGGGCGCCGCCTCCGCGGCCCCCGCACAGCCCGGCCCGGGACCGTACGGGGCGCTCGGCGCGGCCGACGCCAACGGCATCCGGCTGCCGGCCGGGTTCACCAGCAGGGTGATCGCCCGTTCCGGGCAGAAGGTCGCCTCCACCTCGTACACCTGGCACAACGCCCCCGACGGCGGCGCCTGCTTCGCCGACGGCTCCGGCTGGATCTATGTGTCCAACTCCGAGATCAACCCGTCCGGCGGGGCCAGCGCGGTCCGGTTCTCCTCGGCGGGCGCGATCACCGGGGCCTACCGGATCCTGTCGGGCACCCGCACCAACTGCGCGGGCGGCAAGACCCCGTGGAACACCTGGCTGTCGTGCGAGGAGGTCAGCCTCGGCTACGTCTACGAGACCGACCCCTGGGGGGTGAACGCCGCCGTCCGCCGGGACGCCATGGGCCGGTTCAAGCACGAGGCGGCGGCGGCCGACCCGGTCCGCAAGGTCGTGTACCTGACCGAGGACGAGAGCAACGGCTGCCTCTACCGCTTCATCCCGACGACCTGGGGCGACCTGTCCTCCGGAACGCTGCAGGTGCTGGTCGCCGGAACCGCCACCTCGGGCACGTTCGGCTGGGCGAACGTGCCCGACCCGGACGGCTCCCCCACCGCGACCCGCAGCCAGGTGTCCGGCGCGAAGAGGTTCAACGGCGGCGAGGGCTGCCACTACGCCAACGACACCGTCTGGTTCACCACCAAGGGCGACAACCGCCTCTGGCAGCTCAACCTCACCAGCGGCACCTATGAACTCGCCTACGACGACTCCCTGGTGACGGGCGGCTTGGCCCCGCTCACCGGCGTGGACAACGTCACCGGCTCGTCCTCGGGCGACCTGTTCGTCGCGGAGGACGGCGGCAACATGGAGATCTGCCTGATCACCCCGGACGACGTCGTCGCTCCGTTCCTGCGGATAGACGGCCAGTCCGGCTCGGAGATCACCGGACCCGCCTTCTCGCCGGACGGGCGGCGGCTGTACTTCTCCAGCCAGCGGGGGACCAGCGGCAGCTCGTCCGGCGGCATCACCTACGAGGTGACGGGACCGTTCCGGGCGTAA
- a CDS encoding ArsR/SmtB family transcription factor — protein sequence MLRIHFTGEDLARVRMAARPDVLWETILSFHRLRDRRGATVFGEWRTETRARLNGETRLLAALVPQRGYFPDFLTPPEALEGLDEGLEAVRATPARRLGAELALLAAERPHAVLTGRLAGLADGADGPMDRLVGVLRSYHRSAIEPYWPHIQAAVEADRAVRGRALLDGGADELLASLPPMLRWRAPVLEADYPVDRELRLEGRGLLLQPSYFCRGTPVVRRDPELPPVLVYPLTHSGSPMTWERDGMSLGRLVGHTRSAVLQSIGSGCTTSELARRAGVSLASASQHACVLREAGLVVTLRNGNAVLHTMTPLGTALLRGRAQRDPEPPGVLAPGLTPGTVPSPRR from the coding sequence GTGCTGCGAATCCACTTCACCGGTGAAGACCTCGCCAGGGTGCGGATGGCGGCCAGACCGGATGTTTTGTGGGAAACGATTCTGAGTTTCCACCGTTTACGGGACCGGCGCGGAGCCACCGTCTTCGGCGAATGGCGGACGGAAACCCGAGCCCGGCTCAACGGTGAAACACGGCTCCTCGCGGCGCTCGTCCCGCAACGCGGCTATTTCCCGGACTTCCTGACCCCGCCCGAGGCTCTGGAGGGCCTGGACGAGGGCCTGGAGGCGGTGCGGGCCACCCCGGCGCGCAGGCTCGGGGCCGAGCTGGCGCTGCTCGCCGCGGAGCGGCCGCACGCCGTGCTCACGGGCCGCCTCGCCGGGCTCGCCGACGGCGCGGACGGGCCGATGGACCGGCTCGTCGGGGTGCTCCGCAGCTACCACCGGTCGGCGATCGAGCCGTACTGGCCGCACATCCAGGCGGCGGTGGAGGCCGATCGGGCCGTGCGCGGCCGGGCCCTGCTCGACGGGGGCGCGGACGAGCTGCTGGCCTCGCTGCCGCCGATGCTGCGCTGGCGCGCGCCGGTACTGGAGGCCGACTACCCGGTGGACCGCGAGCTGCGGCTGGAGGGGCGCGGGCTGCTGCTGCAGCCGTCGTACTTCTGCCGCGGCACGCCCGTGGTCCGCCGGGACCCGGAGCTGCCGCCGGTACTGGTCTACCCGCTGACGCACAGCGGGTCGCCGATGACCTGGGAGCGGGACGGGATGTCGCTGGGCCGGCTCGTGGGGCACACCCGCTCGGCGGTGCTGCAGTCCATCGGCAGCGGCTGCACCACGAGCGAACTCGCCCGCCGGGCGGGGGTGTCGCTCGCCTCCGCCAGCCAGCACGCCTGCGTGCTGCGGGAGGCCGGGCTCGTGGTCACGCTGCGGAACGGGAACGCGGTGCTGCACACGATGACGCCGCTGGGCACGGCCCTGCTGAGGGGCCGCGCCCAGCGCGATCCGGAGCCGCCGGGGGTGCTCGCGCCCGGACTTACGCCCGGAACGGTCCCGTCACCTCGTAGGTGA
- the ppdK gene encoding pyruvate, phosphate dikinase: MSEIKDQKFVYDFTEGNKDLKDLLGGKGANLAEMTNLGLPVPPGFTITTEACKVYLDSGEEPAALRDEVSAHLDALEQRMGKKLGQSEDPLLVSVRSGAKFSMPGMMDTVLNIGLSDTSVEGLARQAGDERFAWDSYRRLIQMFGKTVLGVEGELFEDALDAAKEAKKVTVDTDLDAADLKKLVKQFKKIVKSETGRDFPQDPREQMDLAIKAVFDSWNGDRAKLYRRQERIPHDLGTAVNVCSMVFGNLGPDSGTGVAFTRDPASGHQGVYGDYLQNAQGEDVVAGIRNTVPLADLESIDKKSYDQLMQIMETLETHYKDLCDIEFTIERGRLWMLQTRVGKRTAGAAFRIATQLVDQGLIDEAEALQRVTGAQLAQLMFPRFDETARVEKLGRGIAASPGAAVGKAVFDSYTAVKWSRSGEKVILIRRETNPDDLDGMIAAEGILTSRGGKTSHAAVVARGMGKTCVCGAEELEVDTKRRRMTVNGTVVEEGDVVSIDGSTGKVYLGEVPVVPSPVVEYFEGRMHAGADDADELVQAVHRIMAYADRVRRLRVRANADNAEDALRARRFGAQGIGLCRTEHMFLGERREMVEKLILADTDDEREDALKALLPLQKKDFVELFEAMDGLPVTVRLLDPPLHEFLPDITELSVRVALAEARKDANENDLRLLQAVHRLHEQNPMLGLRGVRLGLVIPGLFTMQVRAIAEAAAERRNAKGDPRAEIMIPLVGTVQELEIVREEAEQVIAEVEAATGVDLRLALGTMIELPRAALTAGQIAEAAEFFSFGTNDLTQTVWGFSRDDVEASFFTAYLEKGIFGVSPFETIDKDGVGSLVRNAVAAGRATRPDLKLGVCGEHGGDPESVHFFHEVGLDYVSCSPFRIPVARLEAGRAAAQSSGSDSR; the protein is encoded by the coding sequence GTGTCGGAAATCAAAGATCAGAAGTTCGTCTACGACTTCACCGAGGGCAACAAGGACCTCAAGGACCTCCTCGGCGGCAAGGGTGCGAACCTCGCCGAGATGACCAACCTCGGTCTGCCCGTCCCTCCGGGCTTCACCATCACCACCGAGGCCTGCAAGGTCTACCTCGACAGCGGCGAGGAGCCCGCGGCACTGCGTGACGAGGTGAGTGCGCACCTCGACGCGCTGGAGCAGCGGATGGGCAAGAAGCTCGGCCAGTCCGAGGACCCGCTGCTGGTGTCCGTGCGTTCCGGCGCCAAGTTCTCCATGCCGGGGATGATGGACACCGTCCTGAACATCGGCCTGTCCGACACGTCGGTGGAGGGCCTCGCCCGGCAGGCCGGTGACGAGCGCTTCGCGTGGGACTCCTACCGCCGGCTCATCCAGATGTTCGGCAAGACGGTCCTCGGGGTCGAAGGCGAGCTGTTCGAGGACGCCCTGGACGCGGCCAAGGAGGCCAAGAAGGTCACGGTCGACACCGACCTCGACGCCGCCGATCTGAAGAAGCTGGTCAAGCAGTTCAAGAAGATCGTCAAGTCGGAGACCGGCCGCGACTTCCCGCAGGACCCGCGCGAGCAGATGGACCTGGCCATCAAGGCCGTCTTCGACTCCTGGAACGGGGACCGGGCGAAGCTCTACCGCCGCCAGGAGCGCATCCCGCACGACCTCGGCACCGCGGTCAACGTCTGCTCCATGGTCTTCGGCAACCTCGGCCCGGACTCCGGCACCGGTGTCGCCTTCACCCGCGACCCCGCCTCCGGCCACCAGGGCGTCTACGGCGACTACCTGCAGAACGCGCAGGGCGAGGACGTCGTGGCCGGTATCCGCAACACCGTGCCGCTGGCGGACCTGGAGTCGATCGACAAGAAGTCGTACGACCAGCTGATGCAGATCATGGAGACGCTCGAGACGCACTACAAGGACCTGTGCGACATCGAGTTCACCATCGAGCGCGGCCGGCTGTGGATGCTGCAGACCCGGGTCGGCAAGCGCACCGCGGGTGCCGCCTTCCGGATCGCCACCCAGCTCGTGGACCAGGGCCTGATCGACGAGGCCGAGGCGCTGCAGCGCGTCACCGGCGCCCAGCTCGCGCAGCTGATGTTCCCGCGCTTCGACGAGACCGCACGGGTCGAGAAGCTCGGCCGCGGCATCGCCGCCTCCCCCGGTGCGGCGGTCGGCAAGGCCGTCTTCGACTCCTACACGGCGGTCAAGTGGTCGCGCTCCGGCGAGAAGGTCATCCTGATCCGCCGTGAGACCAACCCGGACGACCTCGACGGCATGATCGCGGCCGAGGGCATCCTGACCTCCCGCGGCGGGAAGACCTCGCACGCCGCCGTCGTCGCCCGCGGCATGGGCAAGACCTGTGTCTGCGGCGCCGAGGAGCTGGAGGTCGACACCAAGCGCCGCCGGATGACGGTGAACGGCACGGTGGTGGAGGAGGGCGACGTCGTCTCCATCGACGGCTCCACCGGCAAGGTGTACCTGGGTGAGGTCCCGGTCGTGCCGTCCCCGGTGGTGGAGTACTTCGAGGGCCGGATGCACGCGGGCGCCGACGACGCCGACGAACTGGTCCAGGCCGTGCACCGGATCATGGCCTACGCGGACCGGGTGCGCCGGCTGCGGGTACGGGCCAACGCCGACAACGCCGAGGACGCGCTGCGTGCCCGCCGCTTCGGTGCCCAGGGGATCGGGCTGTGCCGCACCGAGCACATGTTCCTCGGCGAGCGCCGCGAGATGGTCGAGAAGCTGATCCTCGCCGACACCGACGACGAGCGCGAGGACGCGCTGAAGGCGCTGCTGCCGCTGCAGAAGAAGGACTTCGTCGAGCTGTTCGAGGCGATGGACGGGCTGCCGGTGACGGTGCGGCTGCTGGACCCGCCGCTGCACGAGTTCCTGCCGGACATCACCGAGCTGTCGGTGCGCGTCGCGCTCGCCGAGGCCCGCAAGGACGCCAACGAGAACGACCTGCGCCTGCTGCAGGCGGTGCACCGGCTGCACGAGCAGAACCCGATGCTGGGCCTGCGCGGAGTCCGTCTCGGCCTGGTCATCCCGGGGCTGTTCACCATGCAGGTGCGGGCCATCGCGGAGGCCGCGGCGGAGCGCCGCAACGCCAAGGGCGACCCGCGCGCCGAGATCATGATCCCGCTCGTGGGTACCGTGCAGGAGCTGGAGATCGTGCGCGAGGAGGCCGAGCAGGTGATCGCCGAGGTCGAGGCGGCCACGGGCGTGGACCTGCGGCTGGCCCTCGGCACGATGATCGAGCTGCCCCGCGCGGCCCTGACGGCCGGCCAGATCGCCGAGGCCGCGGAGTTCTTCTCCTTCGGTACCAACGACCTCACCCAGACCGTGTGGGGCTTCAGCCGGGACGACGTGGAGGCCTCGTTCTTCACCGCCTACCTGGAGAAGGGCATCTTCGGCGTCAGCCCGTTCGAGACGATCGACAAGGACGGCGTCGGCTCGCTGGTGCGCAACGCGGTGGCGGCCGGCCGGGCCACCCGGCCGGACCTGAAGCTCGGTGTGTGCGGCGAGCACGGCGGTGACCCGGAGTCGGTGCACTTCTTCCACGAGGTGGGCCTGGACTACGTCTCCTGCTCGCCGTTCCGGATCCCCGTGGCGCGTCTGGAGGCGGGCCGCGCGGCGGCGCAGTCCTCCGGCAGCGACAGCCGCTGA
- the dusB gene encoding tRNA dihydrouridine synthase DusB, whose translation MTTLAQTPTLSIGPHAVQPPVVLAPMAGITNAPFRTLCREFSGGKGLFVSEMITTRALVERNEKTMQLIHFDASERPRSIQLYGVDPVTVGKAVRMIVDEDLADHIDLNFGCPVPKVTRKGGGSALPYKRNLLRAILGEAVGNAGDLPVTMKMRKGIDDDHLTYLDAGRIAVEEGVTAIALHGRTAAQHYGGTADWDAIARLKDHVPEIPVLGNGDIWSAGDALRMMRETGCDGVVVGRGCLGRPWLFGDLVGAFEGSGAWARPSLREVAEVMVRHARLLGEWIGDESRGVIDFRKHVAWYLKGFAVGSEMRKRLAVTSSLEELRAQLSTLDLEQPWPSGADGPRGRTSGNNRVVLPDGWLKDPYDCAGVSEDAELDTSGG comes from the coding sequence ATGACCACGCTCGCTCAGACCCCGACGCTGTCCATCGGCCCGCATGCCGTGCAGCCCCCGGTGGTGCTCGCGCCCATGGCCGGTATCACCAACGCGCCGTTCCGCACCCTCTGCCGGGAGTTCAGCGGGGGCAAGGGGCTGTTCGTCAGCGAGATGATCACGACCCGGGCGCTGGTCGAGCGCAACGAGAAGACCATGCAGCTCATCCACTTCGACGCGTCGGAGCGGCCGCGTTCGATCCAGTTGTACGGCGTGGACCCGGTCACGGTCGGCAAGGCCGTCCGCATGATCGTGGACGAGGACCTGGCGGATCACATCGATCTGAACTTCGGCTGCCCGGTGCCCAAGGTGACGCGCAAGGGGGGCGGCTCGGCGCTCCCGTACAAGCGGAATCTGCTGCGGGCGATCCTGGGCGAGGCGGTCGGCAACGCCGGGGATCTGCCGGTCACGATGAAGATGCGCAAGGGCATCGACGACGACCACCTCACCTATCTCGACGCGGGGCGGATCGCGGTCGAGGAGGGTGTCACGGCGATCGCCCTGCACGGGCGCACGGCTGCCCAGCACTACGGCGGTACGGCGGACTGGGACGCGATCGCCCGGCTGAAGGACCATGTGCCGGAGATCCCGGTGCTCGGGAACGGGGACATCTGGTCGGCCGGCGACGCGCTGCGGATGATGCGGGAGACGGGCTGCGACGGGGTGGTCGTGGGGCGCGGCTGCCTGGGGCGGCCGTGGCTGTTCGGCGATCTGGTCGGTGCCTTCGAGGGGTCGGGAGCGTGGGCGCGGCCGTCGCTGCGGGAGGTCGCGGAGGTGATGGTGCGCCATGCCCGGCTGCTGGGGGAGTGGATCGGGGACGAGTCCCGTGGCGTGATCGACTTCCGTAAGCATGTGGCGTGGTACCTGAAGGGGTTCGCGGTCGGGTCGGAGATGCGCAAGCGGCTGGCGGTGACGTCGTCGCTGGAGGAGCTGCGCGCTCAGCTGAGCACGCTGGACCTGGAGCAGCCGTGGCCGTCGGGTGCGGACGGCCCGCGCGGGCGTACGTCGGGGAACAACCGGGTGGTGCTGCCGGACGGCTGGCTGAAGGATCCGTACGACTGTGCAGGTGTGAGCGAGGATGCGGAGCTGGACACGTCCGGGGGCTGA
- a CDS encoding DUF6158 family protein — MAEQDRGVPPERLEDGQLLKELEAIHRTRHETLLYGSDDALETHTSRMGALEGEYLRRHPRRATSRGRTREGARARTCHDA; from the coding sequence ATGGCGGAGCAGGACCGCGGAGTGCCGCCGGAGCGGCTGGAGGACGGGCAGCTGCTGAAGGAGCTGGAGGCCATCCACCGCACTCGTCACGAGACCCTGCTGTACGGCTCCGACGACGCCCTGGAGACGCACACCTCCCGGATGGGCGCTCTCGAGGGGGAGTACCTCCGCCGCCACCCCCGGCGCGCCACGTCGAGGGGCCGGACCAGGGAGGGCGCGCGGGCCCGGACGTGCCACGACGCCTGA
- a CDS encoding DUF6243 family protein, protein MAKGRNNLLGVGGQRRKLSRADQRGDGPAGQADRRAAADQKQELLRRMRERAHPAGGAHADDAHADDAQGEASQGESGAQG, encoded by the coding sequence GTGGCCAAAGGCCGCAACAACCTCCTCGGCGTAGGCGGGCAGCGCAGAAAGCTGTCCCGCGCCGACCAGCGGGGCGACGGCCCGGCGGGCCAGGCGGACCGCCGGGCGGCCGCCGACCAGAAGCAGGAGCTGCTGCGCAGGATGCGCGAGCGGGCCCATCCTGCAGGCGGCGCCCATGCCGACGACGCCCATGCCGACGACGCCCAGGGCGAGGCGTCCCAGGGCGAGAGCGGTGCGCAGGGCTGA
- a CDS encoding aldo/keto reductase produces MSAIGLGAMGMSALYGDADRSESIATIHAALDAGVTLIDTGDFYGMGHNEMLIREALGTASAGSREKALISVKFGALRDPDGGWSGYDGRPAAVRNFAAYSLQRLGTDHIDVYRIARVDPDVPIEETVGAIAELVEAGHVRHIGLSEVGAGTLRRAAAVAPISDLQIEYSLISRGIEDAILPTARELGIGVTAYGVLSRGLLSGHFGGDRKLAADDFRGMSPRFQGGNLRHNLELVERLREIAGQKGVSVAQLAIAWVLSRGEDVVPLVGARHPDRLAEALGALDVTFGGDELAAIERAVPPGSAAGERYPAAQMAHLDSEH; encoded by the coding sequence GTGTCCGCGATAGGCCTGGGCGCCATGGGCATGTCGGCGCTCTACGGTGACGCCGATCGCTCGGAGTCGATCGCGACCATCCACGCCGCCCTCGACGCCGGTGTCACGCTGATCGACACGGGCGACTTCTACGGCATGGGCCACAACGAGATGCTGATCCGCGAGGCACTTGGCACCGCTTCGGCGGGCAGCCGCGAGAAGGCGCTGATCAGCGTGAAGTTCGGGGCCCTACGTGACCCGGACGGCGGCTGGTCCGGCTACGACGGCCGCCCGGCCGCGGTGCGGAACTTCGCGGCGTACTCGCTCCAACGGCTGGGCACCGACCACATCGACGTCTACCGGATCGCCCGTGTCGACCCCGATGTACCGATCGAGGAGACCGTCGGCGCGATCGCCGAACTGGTCGAGGCGGGCCATGTCCGGCACATCGGCCTCTCCGAGGTCGGTGCCGGCACGCTCCGCCGCGCGGCGGCGGTCGCCCCCATCAGCGATCTGCAGATCGAGTACTCGCTGATCTCCCGCGGTATCGAGGACGCGATCCTGCCCACGGCGCGGGAGCTGGGCATCGGCGTCACGGCGTACGGGGTGCTGTCCCGCGGTCTGCTCTCCGGGCACTTCGGCGGCGACCGGAAGCTGGCGGCCGACGACTTCCGGGGGATGAGCCCTCGCTTCCAGGGCGGCAATCTGCGCCACAACCTCGAACTCGTGGAGCGGCTGCGCGAGATCGCCGGGCAGAAGGGGGTGTCGGTCGCCCAGTTGGCGATCGCCTGGGTGCTGTCGCGTGGCGAGGACGTCGTTCCGCTGGTGGGTGCACGGCACCCGGACCGGCTGGCGGAGGCGCTGGGTGCCCTGGACGTGACGTTCGGCGGGGACGAACTCGCGGCGATCGAGCGGGCCGTTCCGCCCGGGTCGGCCGCGGGTGAGCGCTACCCGGCGGCGCAGATGGCGCATCTCGACAGCGAGCACTGA